One part of the Olleya sp. YS genome encodes these proteins:
- a CDS encoding lipoprotein signal peptidase: MNLKKASLLIIIILLIDQISKIYVKTHFVLGEDFTVFNWFKIYFIENNGMAWGTKLSDILPFMTDRTAKLSLTIFRILAIIGIGYWLVSAIKRQQSKTLILALIFIFAGALGNILDSVFYGLLFDDSVGQVATFLPPEGYDTLLHGKVVDMLYMPIWKGYLPEWIPGVGGDYFTFFEPVFNIADVSISIGFGILIFFNRKAFGKKG, encoded by the coding sequence ATGAACTTAAAAAAAGCATCACTACTAATAATTATTATTTTACTTATTGATCAAATAAGTAAAATCTACGTAAAAACTCATTTTGTTTTAGGCGAAGATTTTACGGTTTTTAACTGGTTTAAAATTTATTTTATTGAAAATAATGGAATGGCTTGGGGCACAAAACTAAGCGATATTTTACCATTTATGACCGATAGAACCGCTAAATTAAGTTTAACCATTTTTAGGATTCTTGCAATAATTGGGATTGGCTATTGGCTAGTTAGCGCTATTAAGAGACAACAGTCTAAAACATTAATTTTGGCTTTAATATTCATTTTCGCTGGAGCTTTAGGTAATATTTTAGATTCTGTATTTTATGGTCTTCTATTTGATGACAGTGTTGGGCAAGTTGCTACGTTTTTACCACCAGAAGGTTATGATACTTTATTACACGGTAAAGTTGTAGATATGTTATATATGCCTATTTGGAAAGGATATTTACCAGAATGGATTCCAGGAGTTGGAGGTGATTATTTTACATTTTTCGAACCTGTTTTTAATATTGCTGATGTCTCAATAAGCATAGGTTTTGGGATATTAATTTTCTTTAACAGAAAAGCGTTTGGTAAAAAGGGATAG
- a CDS encoding LamG-like jellyroll fold domain-containing protein produces the protein MKTKLLVVLTTLLACNIALSQNSDVQLTVKWPTNSYQNKIEVYNTANDLLVTICDDNQCYTGSYDGDTDEYGAKYDLGCVANGNNYYVRLYQIDNNSWDSGYVSIVVAGTEVINNDGSNASSSGYDIYFNVSGGDATCNTLLDTDNDGIIDNLDYDDDGDGIVDYIEALGEDVFTCTIPELDFENGIYDASASTGADKQVGAVYRFTNAIQGYDILLEVLALDNTTISNIDNDTIDNPTFLQTELTFSGSGTPGAEFGFTIVNSGTTTASSEIFRINGTTWDCDGGGGLRESLIFHNPAAYGTENPTSLITEDLGGGDIQISASGLQEGPGFSNLKVLKSYYQFIGNSFSLRMQAIKNGANSSTRQFGLSFSQCEFLDFNANSLIIVTGKDRDGDGKYNHLDLDSDNDGIPDNVEAQSTLNYKAPLGTVNGDSGIDIAYDISTGIDVVDTDGDRIPDYIDFDSDRDGTPDIEENGMVNSIGTFTDTDNDGLDNVFEGSNTSDPLDVNDEIENPSASVLPDTDGDLFSGGDLDYRDTIDIYIESATLDFDGVDDYVIGSETFSSINQTNTDGTTFMAWIKSNSDASDTNQKFVIGEKNAIEITLTGETISASIHYVKSDNTTATSSVYRSTTGIARNVWRHVTVSVSFTDNTAYLLLDGDLVFSTNLIDAVAFRSSVTTELDYLRMGNDQSLMASKFFKGSIDEVRVFNKFLPEDEVKEIVYQEINNNAGQVEGSIIKNQLTSLDWSNLELYYPLTNITTGFIKDQSLNNKNAEMFNITTVQEQSAPMPFVTKQAGNWHDKNTWLHGDVWYIPGDEVSQAATFGNDEVVTWGIYQIKHSINVTTSLSKPNVPTYYKGLLALGVIVDEKDEVNNDVVFTIGDSNTDLQLNVSKYLEINGTINLKRDSQLIQGLESNLVTSDKGKIQRGQEGLSSVYRYNYWSSPVGQISTTSLIDDNSSINNPNNTPFSLGMLRDDACNNVQFTNAYHEDGKISRVWLYGFENGVTYYDWNVLGTGTPIEAGKGYTQKGGGSLSNYTFEGKPNNGTVLLSATDTGGLGSVGGVSRTEYLVGNPYASAIDAHQFIDDNAGVIGGAIYLWEQWAGDSHNLNAYEGGYATLNKLGKVRAYQFIGLNGANTGFQGGQKTPKQYLPVGQGFIVEVTGTGNIEFNNGQRTFKTETDGESIFFRNSNPQESANSTQTDSTGIQKIKLEFKTNSDLGRELVLGFSDTTSDTFDYGYDALANETFANDLTMTLDAKPMVIQAFGQITVDKVIDLNFKADGIATYTIKATEILNLEDNQPVYLLDNLTGNYHDLKSGLDYNFTSLVGEFNNRFDIVFQNPDTLSNDEFELDTDNTVIYFNSTQELLYVKGLDQDVKSATLYNAIGQEVFKSTSVTKNQLESGLQISNLSTGMYIVSIKTEKNQIIDKKIIIE, from the coding sequence ATGAAAACTAAACTACTTGTGGTACTTACCACTTTGTTGGCTTGTAATATCGCGTTATCCCAGAACTCTGATGTGCAATTAACCGTTAAATGGCCAACCAATTCTTACCAAAATAAGATAGAAGTTTATAATACCGCTAATGATTTACTAGTAACTATATGTGATGACAATCAATGTTATACTGGATCTTACGATGGAGATACGGACGAATATGGTGCTAAATATGATTTAGGTTGTGTTGCTAATGGTAACAATTATTATGTGAGATTATATCAAATAGATAATAATAGTTGGGATTCTGGATACGTGTCAATTGTTGTTGCAGGTACAGAAGTAATTAATAACGATGGATCAAATGCCTCAAGTAGTGGATATGATATTTATTTTAATGTATCTGGTGGAGATGCAACTTGTAATACTCTTTTAGATACAGATAATGATGGAATAATTGATAATTTAGATTATGATGATGATGGTGACGGAATCGTAGATTATATAGAGGCTTTAGGTGAGGATGTGTTTACATGTACAATACCAGAATTAGATTTTGAGAACGGTATTTACGACGCGTCTGCAAGTACAGGAGCAGATAAACAAGTAGGTGCAGTTTACAGATTTACTAATGCAATTCAGGGGTACGATATATTATTAGAAGTTTTAGCATTAGATAATACTACAATCTCCAATATAGATAACGATACTATTGATAATCCTACCTTTTTACAAACAGAATTAACGTTTAGTGGGTCAGGTACACCAGGTGCAGAGTTTGGTTTCACTATAGTAAATTCAGGAACTACAACTGCATCTTCCGAGATTTTTAGAATAAATGGAACCACATGGGATTGCGATGGAGGTGGAGGTTTAAGAGAGTCTTTAATCTTTCATAACCCTGCAGCTTATGGTACTGAGAATCCAACGTCATTGATAACTGAAGATTTAGGTGGTGGAGATATTCAAATAAGTGCCTCTGGACTTCAAGAAGGTCCTGGTTTTTCTAATCTTAAAGTCTTAAAATCGTATTACCAATTTATTGGCAATTCCTTTTCATTAAGAATGCAAGCTATAAAAAATGGTGCAAACTCTTCTACTCGTCAATTTGGTCTATCTTTTTCACAGTGCGAATTTTTAGATTTTAATGCTAATTCTTTAATTATTGTAACTGGAAAAGATAGAGATGGTGATGGTAAATACAATCATCTAGATTTAGATAGCGATAATGATGGAATCCCTGATAATGTGGAAGCACAAAGTACACTTAACTACAAGGCGCCTTTAGGAACTGTTAATGGAGATTCAGGTATTGATATCGCTTATGATATTTCTACTGGTATAGATGTTGTAGATACAGATGGAGATAGAATCCCAGATTACATAGATTTTGATAGTGACAGAGATGGTACACCAGATATTGAAGAAAATGGGATGGTAAATTCTATTGGAACTTTTACAGACACAGACAATGATGGTTTAGATAATGTTTTTGAAGGTTCAAATACATCAGACCCATTAGATGTAAATGATGAAATTGAAAACCCAAGTGCTTCAGTTTTACCAGACACAGATGGAGATTTATTTTCTGGAGGAGATTTAGACTACAGAGATACTATTGATATCTATATTGAGTCTGCAACGTTAGATTTTGATGGTGTTGATGACTATGTTATTGGATCAGAAACATTTTCCAGTATAAATCAGACTAATACAGATGGTACAACATTTATGGCATGGATTAAGAGCAATTCTGACGCATCAGATACTAATCAAAAATTTGTAATAGGTGAAAAAAATGCAATTGAAATAACATTAACAGGAGAAACCATAAGTGCAAGTATACACTATGTTAAATCAGATAATACTACTGCGACAAGTTCTGTATACAGAAGTACAACTGGTATTGCTAGAAACGTATGGAGACACGTTACAGTATCTGTTTCATTTACAGACAATACAGCCTATTTATTATTAGATGGTGATTTGGTGTTTTCAACAAATTTAATAGATGCAGTTGCTTTTAGAAGTTCTGTAACAACAGAATTGGACTATTTAAGAATGGGTAATGACCAATCACTTATGGCTTCAAAATTCTTTAAAGGATCAATAGATGAGGTAAGAGTGTTTAATAAATTTTTACCTGAAGATGAAGTGAAAGAAATCGTTTATCAAGAGATAAATAATAATGCAGGTCAAGTAGAAGGTTCTATTATTAAAAACCAATTAACTTCTTTAGATTGGTCAAATCTAGAGCTTTACTACCCATTAACTAACATCACTACAGGATTTATTAAAGATCAGTCATTAAACAACAAAAATGCTGAAATGTTTAATATTACTACTGTACAAGAACAATCTGCACCTATGCCTTTTGTAACAAAACAAGCTGGGAATTGGCATGATAAAAACACATGGCTACATGGAGATGTGTGGTATATTCCAGGAGATGAGGTAAGTCAAGCAGCCACTTTTGGTAATGACGAGGTAGTAACTTGGGGAATTTATCAAATAAAGCATAGTATAAATGTAACAACCTCATTGTCTAAACCTAACGTGCCAACTTATTATAAAGGGTTATTAGCATTAGGTGTTATTGTCGATGAAAAAGATGAAGTTAATAACGATGTTGTTTTTACAATAGGAGACTCTAATACAGACTTACAACTAAATGTGTCAAAATATTTAGAAATTAATGGAACTATCAACTTAAAAAGAGATTCTCAGTTAATTCAAGGATTAGAAAGTAATTTAGTGACCTCTGATAAAGGAAAAATTCAAAGAGGTCAAGAAGGACTTAGCAGTGTGTATAGATATAACTATTGGAGCTCTCCAGTAGGGCAAATATCAACAACTAGTTTGATAGACGATAACTCATCAATTAATAATCCAAACAACACACCATTTTCTTTAGGTATGCTTAGAGATGATGCTTGTAATAATGTGCAATTTACAAATGCTTATCATGAAGATGGTAAAATAAGCAGAGTGTGGTTATATGGTTTTGAGAATGGTGTAACTTACTATGATTGGAATGTTTTAGGTACAGGAACTCCTATAGAAGCAGGTAAAGGTTATACTCAAAAAGGAGGTGGATCTTTATCAAATTACACATTTGAAGGTAAACCAAATAACGGAACTGTACTTTTAAGCGCAACTGATACAGGTGGACTAGGATCAGTTGGAGGAGTTAGTAGAACAGAATATTTAGTAGGTAACCCATATGCTTCAGCAATAGATGCACATCAATTTATAGATGATAATGCAGGAGTTATTGGAGGCGCAATTTATTTATGGGAACAATGGGCTGGAGATTCTCACAATTTAAATGCATATGAAGGCGGTTACGCTACCTTAAATAAGTTAGGTAAAGTAAGAGCATACCAATTTATAGGATTAAATGGAGCTAATACTGGATTTCAAGGTGGTCAAAAAACACCAAAACAATATCTTCCTGTTGGGCAAGGATTTATAGTTGAAGTCACTGGAACTGGAAATATTGAGTTTAATAATGGACAACGTACTTTTAAAACGGAAACAGATGGAGAATCTATATTTTTTAGAAATAGTAACCCACAAGAATCTGCAAATTCGACTCAAACTGACAGTACAGGAATCCAGAAAATAAAATTAGAATTTAAAACAAATTCAGATTTAGGAAGAGAGTTAGTTTTAGGATTTAGCGATACGACTTCAGATACTTTTGATTATGGATACGATGCACTAGCAAACGAAACATTTGCTAATGATTTAACTATGACTTTAGATGCTAAACCTATGGTTATACAAGCTTTTGGTCAAATAACAGTAGATAAAGTAATAGACTTAAACTTTAAAGCAGACGGAATTGCAACCTATACCATAAAAGCTACAGAAATTTTAAATCTTGAAGATAATCAACCAGTTTACTTATTAGATAATCTTACAGGTAACTACCACGATTTAAAATCAGGATTAGACTATAACTTTACCTCTTTGGTAGGTGAATTTAATAACCGTTTTGATATTGTATTTCAAAATCCAGATACATTAAGTAATGATGAGTTTGAATTAGACACAGATAACACAGTAATTTATTTCAATAGTACTCAAGAGTTATTATATGTAAAAGGATTAGATCAAGACGTAAAATCAGCGACTTTATACAATGCTATCGGTCAAGAAGTTTTTAAAAGCACTTCAGTAACTAAAAATCAACTAGAAAGCGGATTGCAAATTTCTAATTTAAGTACAGGTATGTATATTGTAAGTATCAAAACAGAAAAAAATCAAATTATAGATAAAAAGATTATAATAGAGTAA
- a CDS encoding succinylglutamate desuccinylase/aspartoacylase family protein: protein MFVNQDLKILGETVKPGQHAEVSFNVAKLHTRTPVDVPIIISRSKKPGPTVLFTAGIHGDEVNGIEIVRQLISKGINKPKIGTTICIPVLNIFGFINMEREFPDGRDLNRVFPGIKNGSLASRVAYEIIHEVVTHVDFIVDFHTGGAFRFNAPQIRIEYGNEDDDVMAEIFGAPFILYSKNLNKSFRNTCNKMGKPILLYEGGKSFHIDSTITNTGVNGAKRILNHFGMLRTPFNVSEPKKSCVKITKSKWIRANYSGMFKSTIKLGVQVNTGDTIGNITDPYGKFNHFVRATHSGYIININQSPIVYQGDALFHISTEIID, encoded by the coding sequence ATGTTTGTTAATCAAGATTTAAAAATTTTAGGTGAAACTGTAAAGCCAGGTCAACATGCAGAAGTTAGCTTTAACGTTGCAAAACTTCATACTAGAACTCCTGTTGATGTTCCAATAATTATTTCTAGATCAAAAAAACCAGGACCAACCGTTTTATTTACTGCTGGAATCCATGGTGATGAAGTTAACGGTATAGAAATTGTCCGTCAACTTATCTCAAAAGGTATTAATAAGCCTAAAATTGGGACGACTATTTGTATTCCAGTACTTAATATTTTTGGGTTTATAAATATGGAGCGTGAGTTTCCTGATGGACGCGATTTAAACCGTGTATTTCCTGGTATAAAAAATGGATCACTAGCTAGTCGTGTAGCTTATGAAATTATACACGAAGTGGTAACGCATGTAGATTTTATAGTAGATTTTCATACAGGAGGCGCCTTCCGTTTTAATGCACCGCAAATACGCATAGAATATGGCAATGAAGATGATGATGTCATGGCTGAAATATTTGGAGCTCCGTTTATTTTATATTCAAAAAATTTAAATAAATCGTTTAGAAACACCTGTAATAAAATGGGCAAACCAATTTTGCTTTATGAAGGTGGTAAATCATTTCATATAGATAGTACTATTACTAATACTGGTGTTAATGGTGCCAAACGTATTTTGAATCATTTTGGAATGTTGCGCACACCTTTTAATGTTTCAGAACCAAAAAAATCTTGTGTCAAAATCACGAAAAGTAAATGGATAAGAGCCAATTATTCTGGTATGTTTAAATCAACCATAAAATTAGGTGTACAAGTTAATACTGGAGATACAATAGGTAATATTACTGATCCTTACGGGAAATTTAATCATTTTGTAAGAGCGACTCATTCTGGTTATATTATTAATATTAACCAATCGCCAATTGTCTATCAAGGTGATGCTTTGTTTCATATTTCTACAGAAATTATAGATTAA
- a CDS encoding TraR/DksA C4-type zinc finger protein, with protein sequence MASDINVRYSDKELAEFKVIIQDKIKQAQHDLELIKSAYMNDHNNGTDDTSPTFKAFDEGSETMSKESNSALAIRQEKFIRDLKNALIRIENKTYGVCRVTGKLINPKRLELVPHATLSIEAKNMQ encoded by the coding sequence ATGGCATCAGACATAAACGTAAGATATTCAGATAAAGAATTAGCTGAATTCAAAGTGATAATCCAAGATAAGATTAAACAAGCACAACACGATTTAGAATTAATAAAAAGTGCTTACATGAACGACCATAACAATGGTACAGACGATACGTCGCCAACATTTAAAGCGTTTGATGAAGGTAGCGAAACTATGAGTAAAGAGTCTAATTCTGCTTTAGCTATTAGACAAGAAAAATTTATTCGTGATCTTAAAAATGCTCTAATCAGAATTGAAAATAAAACCTATGGTGTTTGTCGTGTTACAGGTAAGTTAATTAATCCAAAACGTTTAGAGTTAGTACCTCATGCTACACTAAGCATCGAAGCAAAAAACATGCAATAA
- the ileS gene encoding isoleucine--tRNA ligase, which produces MSAGFPEYKGLNLPNVAEEILNYWQDNNIFEKSVTTREGAEPYVFFEGPPSANGLPGVHHVLARAIKDIFPRYKTMKGYQVKRKAGWDTHGLPIELGVEKELGITKEDIGKTISVEDYNAACRKAVMRYTDVWNNLTQKMGYWVDMDNPYITYEPKYMESVWWLLKEIYNKNLLYKGYTIQPYSPKAGTGLSSHELNQPGTYQDVTDTTVVAQFKAINETLPDFLQNEGTIYFLAWTTTPWTLPSNTALTVGPKIDYVLVETYNQYTFKPMNVILAKSLVNKQFDGKFKLVEEKSELLDYKDGDKKIPYFVVKEFKGKDLVGIKYEQLLQYALPNDNPENAFRVISGDFVTTEDGTGIVHTAPTFGADDALVAKQATPEVPPLLVKDENGNLVPLVDLQGRFRPELKEFGGKYVKNEYYNEGEAPERSIDVELAIKLKEENKAFKVEKYKHSYPNCWRTDKPILYYPLDSWFIKVTDVKDKMFELNETINWKPKSTGTGRFGNWLANANDWNLSRSRYWGIPLPIWRTEDGKEEICIGSVEELKAEMQKAVQAGLLAKDIFEEFEVGNNSEDNYAKLDLHKNIVDQIVLVSKSGQKMYREADLIDVWFDSGSMPYAQWHYPFENKDLIDDNKAFPADFIAEGVDQTRGWFYTLHAIGTMVFDSVAYKNVVSNGLVLDKNGQKMSKRLGNATDPFETLDTYGADATRWYMISNANPWDNLKFDLDGIEEVKRKFFGTLYNTYSFFSLYTNLDKFSYAEAETPLAERPELDRWILSELHTLIQKVDDYYADYEPTKAARAISDFTQDYLSNWFVRLSRRRFWKGDYQTDKISAYQTLYTCLVTIAKLGAPIAPFFMDKLYLDLNSATKKENFESVHLAEFPKFDTSFVDKSLERKMENAQTISSLVLSLRAKEKIKVRQPLQKIMIPVDSAQFKEEIKAVENLIKSEVNIKEIELMEDASDILVKQIKPNFKTLGPRFGKDMKVIAAAINKMGAEDIKIVEQKGEIDVDCNGKIITLHLEDVEITSQDIEGWLVANEGNITVALDVTISEALKEEGIARELVNRIQNLRKDSGFEVTDRITVQLQEDKYITQAVKSNIDYIKAETLTDNLEIINQVNNGIEIAFDDVNTKLFIQKN; this is translated from the coding sequence ATGAGCGCAGGATTCCCTGAATATAAAGGACTTAACTTACCAAACGTCGCAGAAGAAATTCTAAACTATTGGCAAGACAATAACATCTTCGAAAAAAGTGTAACCACTAGAGAAGGTGCAGAACCTTACGTGTTTTTTGAAGGACCACCAAGTGCAAACGGATTACCTGGAGTACACCACGTTTTAGCACGCGCTATTAAAGATATTTTCCCGCGTTATAAAACCATGAAAGGGTACCAAGTGAAGCGTAAAGCAGGTTGGGATACACATGGTTTACCTATAGAACTTGGTGTAGAAAAAGAATTAGGTATTACCAAAGAAGATATTGGTAAAACGATTTCTGTAGAAGATTATAACGCAGCTTGTAGAAAAGCTGTTATGCGTTACACAGACGTTTGGAATAACCTGACACAAAAAATGGGCTATTGGGTAGATATGGATAATCCATACATTACCTACGAGCCTAAATACATGGAAAGCGTATGGTGGTTGTTAAAAGAAATTTATAATAAAAATTTATTATATAAAGGGTACACCATTCAACCCTATTCGCCTAAAGCAGGAACAGGATTAAGTTCGCATGAGCTTAATCAACCAGGTACTTATCAAGATGTAACAGATACAACTGTAGTTGCTCAGTTTAAAGCTATTAATGAAACCCTACCTGACTTTTTACAAAACGAAGGAACGATTTACTTTCTTGCTTGGACCACAACTCCTTGGACTTTACCAAGTAATACAGCTTTAACCGTTGGACCTAAAATAGATTATGTTTTAGTGGAAACCTATAATCAATACACATTCAAACCAATGAATGTGATTTTGGCAAAATCACTAGTCAACAAACAATTTGATGGTAAGTTTAAACTTGTTGAGGAAAAATCAGAACTGTTAGACTATAAAGATGGTGATAAGAAAATCCCATATTTTGTAGTCAAAGAATTCAAAGGAAAAGATCTAGTTGGTATTAAATACGAACAACTTTTACAATACGCCTTACCAAATGATAATCCAGAAAATGCTTTTAGAGTCATCTCTGGAGATTTTGTAACTACAGAAGATGGTACAGGAATTGTACACACAGCACCTACATTTGGAGCAGATGATGCACTAGTTGCCAAGCAAGCAACTCCAGAAGTCCCTCCATTATTGGTCAAAGACGAAAACGGAAACTTAGTCCCATTAGTAGATTTACAAGGTCGATTTAGACCAGAGCTTAAGGAGTTTGGTGGTAAATATGTGAAGAATGAATACTATAATGAAGGAGAAGCTCCAGAACGTTCAATTGACGTTGAGTTAGCCATTAAATTAAAAGAAGAAAATAAAGCCTTTAAGGTTGAAAAATACAAGCATAGTTATCCTAATTGTTGGAGAACAGACAAGCCAATTTTATACTACCCATTAGATTCATGGTTCATTAAAGTCACAGACGTTAAAGATAAAATGTTTGAACTAAATGAAACCATTAATTGGAAACCAAAATCGACTGGAACTGGACGTTTTGGTAACTGGTTAGCAAATGCAAACGATTGGAATTTGTCACGTTCTCGTTATTGGGGAATCCCATTACCAATCTGGAGAACAGAAGATGGAAAGGAAGAAATTTGTATAGGTTCTGTTGAAGAATTAAAAGCAGAAATGCAAAAAGCTGTTCAGGCTGGATTGCTTGCTAAAGATATCTTTGAAGAATTTGAAGTTGGTAACAATTCTGAAGACAACTACGCGAAGCTAGACTTACACAAAAATATAGTAGATCAAATTGTTTTAGTTTCAAAAAGCGGTCAGAAAATGTATCGTGAAGCCGATTTAATTGACGTGTGGTTCGATTCTGGATCTATGCCATATGCACAGTGGCATTATCCGTTTGAAAATAAAGACTTAATTGACGATAATAAAGCATTTCCAGCAGATTTTATTGCGGAAGGTGTAGATCAAACTCGCGGTTGGTTTTACACATTACATGCTATTGGAACTATGGTTTTTGATTCTGTAGCTTACAAAAATGTCGTCTCTAATGGTTTAGTGCTAGACAAAAACGGACAGAAAATGTCCAAACGTTTAGGTAATGCAACAGACCCTTTTGAGACCTTGGACACTTATGGTGCAGATGCCACACGTTGGTATATGATTAGCAACGCTAATCCATGGGACAACCTAAAATTTGATTTAGACGGAATAGAAGAGGTAAAACGTAAATTTTTCGGAACACTTTACAATACCTACTCATTCTTCAGTTTATATACTAATTTAGATAAATTTAGTTATGCTGAAGCAGAAACTCCGTTAGCAGAACGTCCAGAATTAGACCGTTGGATACTTTCAGAATTACATACGTTAATTCAAAAAGTAGACGACTATTATGCAGATTACGAGCCTACTAAAGCAGCACGTGCTATTTCAGATTTTACTCAAGATTACTTAAGTAACTGGTTTGTACGTTTAAGTAGAAGACGTTTCTGGAAAGGCGATTATCAAACCGATAAGATTTCAGCTTACCAAACCCTATACACCTGTTTGGTGACTATTGCTAAGTTAGGAGCGCCTATTGCGCCTTTCTTTATGGATAAATTGTATTTAGATTTAAATTCAGCAACAAAAAAAGAAAACTTTGAGAGTGTGCATTTAGCAGAGTTTCCAAAATTTGATACCAGTTTTGTTGATAAATCATTAGAACGTAAGATGGAAAATGCACAGACTATTTCATCTTTGGTATTGTCTTTAAGGGCAAAAGAAAAAATTAAAGTAAGACAGCCTTTACAGAAAATTATGATTCCTGTAGATTCTGCTCAATTTAAAGAAGAAATAAAAGCAGTAGAAAACCTGATTAAAAGCGAGGTTAATATTAAGGAGATTGAATTGATGGAAGATGCTTCAGATATCTTGGTAAAGCAGATTAAACCTAATTTTAAGACCTTAGGACCACGTTTTGGAAAAGATATGAAAGTCATTGCAGCAGCAATTAATAAAATGGGTGCTGAGGATATTAAAATTGTTGAACAAAAAGGCGAAATTGATGTGGATTGTAATGGAAAAATTATTACATTACACCTAGAAGATGTAGAAATTACTTCTCAAGACATTGAAGGTTGGTTAGTTGCTAATGAAGGTAATATAACTGTCGCTTTAGACGTTACAATTTCAGAAGCTTTAAAAGAAGAAGGAATAGCTAGAGAATTAGTAAATCGTATACAAAATTTACGTAAAGATTCAGGTTTTGAAGTAACAGATAGAATTACAGTACAGCTTCAAGAAGATAAATATATAACACAAGCAGTAAAATCAAATATAGATTATATTAAAGCGGAAACGCTTACAGATAATCTAGAAATTATTAACCAAGTAAATAATGGTATAGAAATTGCGTTTGATGATGTAAATACCAAATTATTTATTCAAAAAAATTAA
- a CDS encoding 5-formyltetrahydrofolate cyclo-ligase, which translates to MTKTTLRKTYKTLRSQLSDENIDDLSLKIANQLLTLSIWDYSFYHVFLSIESQKEINTDFILNILSGKDKNIVVSKSDFETNTLTNYLLTDATTLKLNTYNIPEPVDGIAITNDKIDVVFVPLLVFDLQGHRVGYGKGFYDTFLASCKPETLKIGLSFFEAETRIEDTSNTDIKLDYCVTPEKIYSF; encoded by the coding sequence ATGACTAAAACTACATTACGTAAGACATACAAAACATTACGTAGTCAATTATCTGATGAAAACATAGACGATTTAAGTCTAAAAATTGCTAATCAATTATTGACACTTTCTATTTGGGATTATAGTTTTTATCATGTGTTTTTATCTATTGAATCACAAAAAGAAATAAATACAGATTTTATTTTAAATATACTATCAGGTAAAGACAAAAATATTGTTGTTTCTAAAAGTGATTTTGAAACCAATACGTTAACCAACTATCTGTTAACAGATGCGACTACACTAAAGCTAAATACTTACAACATCCCAGAACCAGTTGATGGTATTGCAATTACAAACGATAAAATAGATGTTGTTTTCGTGCCACTTTTGGTATTTGATTTACAAGGTCATCGAGTTGGATATGGTAAAGGATTTTATGATACGTTTTTAGCCTCTTGCAAACCAGAAACCCTTAAAATAGGTTTGTCTTTTTTTGAAGCTGAAACTAGAATTGAAGATACATCTAATACAGATATTAAACTAGACTATTGTGTGACACCAGAAAAAATATATAGCTTTTAA